The Chitinimonas sp. BJYL2 genome segment GCACGTGATGCTGATGGACTTGGGCCGCAACGATGTCAGCCGCGTGGCCGAGATCGGCAGCGTCAAGGTCACCGATGACCGCGTGGTCGAGCGTTATTCGCATGTGATGCACATTGTTTCCAGTGTCGAGGCCAAGGCCAAGCCGGGCGTCAGCAATATCGACATCCTGCGGGCTACCTTCCCGGCTGGCACCGTATCGGGCGCACCCAAGGTGCGGGCAATGGAAATCATCGACGAGCTGGAACCTACCAAGCGCAGTATCTATTCGGGCGCGGTCGGGTATCTGGGTTTCAATGGCGATATGGACCTGGCGATTGCGCTGCGCACCGCGGTCATCCGCAACAAGACGCTGTTCGTACAGGCCGGCGCCGGTATCGTGGCCGATTCGGTGCCGCAATCGGAATGGCAGGAAACGCAGAACAAGGCACGGGCTGTGCTTCGTGCTGCGGAACTGGCCCAGAAGGGGCTGGACTAACACCGTTCATTTGCAGACAGACCCTAGCCCGCCATGAGCCTGCCACCGTCCAATCCTGCCTCACCCCCATCCCGCAAAGGCGGGCTGTTGGGCTGGCTTTCGCGCCTGTGGCGCGAGCCGGAGTCGGATGCGCCCAATGACTTTGGTCTGGTGCTGTTTGCCGAACGCTGCGCCCCCACCTTCTTTTGCAGCCACGAAGACATGCGCCAGTGGATCGCCGCCCGTGCACTGGATTCGGGCTTCCCGATCCGCTGCCTGGATCGGCCCGGCCGCGTGGACAACCTGCTCGACGATACGCACCACGAATCGCAGCAGGCACTGGTCGAGCTGGCAGCCAGCGGCAAGCTGAGCCCCGCCTGCCACCGGCTGTTCATCCGCCGCAAGGAAGCGCGTACCTGGCTGCACCGCAAAGGCTTCGAAATCCCGAACTTCCTGCGCTGAGCAGACGCCCGAGCGTCGCCGCGCCCACCCCATACCGTGCAGGTCCCACCATGCTGCTGATGATCGACAACTACGACAGCTTCACCTACAACCTGGTCCAGTACTTCGGTGAACTGGGCCAGACCGTGGAAGTGCACCGCAACGACGAGATCACGCTCGACGAGATTGCAGCCAAGCAGCCGCAATACCTCGTCGTATCCCCTGGCCCGTGCTCGCCCAGTGAAGCCGGCATCTCGGTCGCGGCCATCCAGCGCTTTGCCGGGCAGATTCCGATTCTGGGCGTGTGCCTGGGCCATCAGAGTATCGGCCAGGCCTTTGGCGGCAAGATCATCCACGCCAAGCAGCTGATGCATGGCAAGACCTCGCCGGTCACGCACACCAGCGTGGGTACCTTCCGTGATCTGCCCTCGCCGTTCACCGCCACGCGCTATCACTCGCTGGTGATCGAGCGCGAAACC includes the following:
- a CDS encoding aminodeoxychorismate/anthranilate synthase component II translates to MLLMIDNYDSFTYNLVQYFGELGQTVEVHRNDEITLDEIAAKQPQYLVVSPGPCSPSEAGISVAAIQRFAGQIPILGVCLGHQSIGQAFGGKIIHAKQLMHGKTSPVTHTSVGTFRDLPSPFTATRYHSLVIERETCPDCLEITAWTDDGEIMGVRHKTLPIEGVQFHPEAILTEHGHQMLDNFLKTYA